gaccccaaattttgatgacgaccactgcaaacgtgcTAAAGACTACGATTTCAGGTCATGCACCTGCAAATGTCCGGTCCCTTAGTTGGGAAGGTgcatctgcccagctggtttatgtcctcgtggtgggagagagactcagtcgtcgagtcctggcattcactcccgtggatgaacgtctagccacaatccgcatcgaAGCGAAGTTCTATCATTTGCTTCTACCTAGCCTCATTTCCATACCGACGTCATCTCAACTCACATTTTCCATATAATTTCATCACTTTTGAACTCATTTTCATTAATCTGATATGATTTGACCTAATCTCATTTTAAAACTCCTTAAAATTCAGTGTTAATTGCTCccagatatattttatatggaaaACTAAAATCACCGGTATAAGAAAATTCACACTTAATTCTGATCTGTGTGTATATgtgataattatgtatttattttttgtctaaTTTGATTACagcttaaatttaatgaaattatcgtCTTCCCGGGGTTCGATAAAATATGGGCGCTTCAATAAATTTACCACAAAAGTACCGTTATAAAGAGTTGCTGCTGGAACAGAATTCCACTTCGATGAGCAACGCTTTAAATCGGTAGTTTTGatagtaaatatataagatGGAAGTGATTTCCGCATGCAGTGTTGCTTTGTTAATATTTCGTTATGATTTCTTGAACCTTTTCTTATAAGGCCAGCACCTCGTTTCTTGTGATTTCTGCAGCTTGTCATTGGCGAGCATGGATAGACAAAGTCGAACTTCTGCCACTTTCCCCCGCTACAATCGCTATTTACTAGTTTCTATTCTTTCGCGGCGGGTTGAAAGTGAGACACACAACAGTTTTGCAACCAGCATCACCACCACGTTGTACCACATCGTCACAATCACAATCGCTCTCACTGCCTGCATTACCTTGAGTAGATTGACAACAGCAAGTAGACCTGGACGACGGCATTTCCGATGCGTACGAATATTGCGAGAGTGTATCGGAAAGGTCTGTATAAGACTGCGGTTGCAACTGCGCTTGTCGTTGTTTTTGGCATTTACATTGTTGTTCTGGATATTGATAAGACGAGAGATTTACAGTGTGACAACAGCATGGTTTCTGCGGTTGTTTAAGTGATGACGCGCGCGTTCTCTCGTGCGAGCGACTCGTCGGATAACGTTGACGCTGCGAACTGCGACTGGAATGATCGTAGGATCCTCTCGTTCCACGACTTCTACTTCGTCGTCTGTCATGAGCGCTTGGACGACTTTTTCCACATCCCATTACTTAATGCAGCAGGCGCATTCGGAagctttttttttgctgttttgaggctgtattatgaaaaaaacgtgagatttttgttaaaaaattataattttgaatcttttttctatttttgtatacaagaaatatattaatcaacgagaagaaaacaaaaattttgaaatttcaaataaaaactcgGAGGCACttcattgcttttgttttgctccAAAGCTGTCAATAAAGCAAGTTCACCACAGTGCCGAAAGAATATAGTGTAAAGTTCTCTTAGAGCTTTAACCCTCTAGTGCCGgaatttaaaattagtttattctattttagaaaataaaattattcgtGGATCAAACGGAAAGTTTCTAGAAACTAAGCAGATACCTATAGAACTTTTTTTAACTGACCATAAAGGAGAGCTGTCAGGGTTTATATAAACaggtttatatataaacatcCGTGACTTACCATTGGTACCTCTCGATAGAGTGTCTTCCTAGACCCGAAGGTCGCTTTCGCCACTTATTTGTTACAGCAACAGCATCCATTATCGTCATCTTCATCATCTAATCGGCAAACCGGCAGACTGTAGGTTATATTCTTTATTTCGACTTCACAACCACATGGACAATGGGCTACAGACGGATAATCTCCATAGTTCTGTCTTTGTCCTCTACTATTACAAGCACAACACTGAACACTTCGTTGACGTTTGGCTTTACAGCACTGCGTACGCGTACCCcgacattgtttttgttgcgttcGCCTTTGATTGGCGCACGAATTCGATTCACATTGACTACAAGTACAACTCTCAACACTTCGTTGACGTTTGGCTTTACAGCACTGCGCACGCGTACACcgactttgtttttgttgcgttcGTCTTTGATTGGCGCACGAATTCGATTCACATTGACTACAAGTACAACTCTCAACACTTCGTTGACGTTCGGCTTTACAGCACTGCGCACGCGTACACCGACTTTGTCTTTGCTGCGTTCGTTTATAATTTTCGCACGAATTCGGTTCACATGGACGCTCCGACGACTTATGCCGCTCACAACAACAATCCTCTGCGCCCTCTGGTTGTAACCCACTTCGTTTACGTTCGGCTTTACAGCACTGTTCACGCGTATCCCGACTTTGTCTTTGCTGTGTTCGTTTATGATTCGCTTCACATTGACGCTCCGATGTCTTATGCCGCTCACAACAACAATCCTTTACGTGCTCTGGCTGTGAGCTGTCAGCGGCGTCTTCATCGGACTCGCATGTGCATGGTACTGCTGATTTATAGGCGGGATAACGAAAGCGCTCACTCTTATCTCGATCCTTAGTTCCTTTACCGTTGTCTTCCTCTTGTTCTGGCTGGCACTCGCAACAACTTTTGCGTCTCTCGCCACGCGCCTGTCTAAAAGAGCGCAGTAAGCACTTGGCGATTAGTTCACGTTCCGCGCAAGTGTCAATGCACATGCAACACGGAGTCGGTTTGCAGAAATTCTGTAGCCCATTGGCCTTGGGCGACTCCTGACCGCAGCAAGGACAAAACGCTATATCGGGTATTTCGACCTCTTTGCTCGTCTTGCCTGGTCTACCGCCACAATTTGGACACTCGGCGCAACAACAGGGATACATTTGACAGCAAAACTTGCATTGTACATAGCAAATGCCGCTGGTAGACAGCGTGAACTCGGGATACGGACAACAGGTTGGTTGGAGCGAACAGCTGGGTGCATTGTTTGTCTCACTTCGACTTCCATTGTCGAGTTCTTGATTGTCGTTGCAACAGCAGCTGCTACTGTCGCTGCCATTATCGCTGGCACTTTTACAGGCACTCTTACGACGTGCCGACATGTCTGATGGTGGTTTTTCTTCAGGTCGACTCTCTGCGCTGCCCATCGAAGTCAAACATGGCCCAAATGGCTGGCTGCTAGCGCCGTTCGGAATAGGACGAGGTGGcgcacaaacaaaaatttaaaacataaaatttgtgaagacCAAGacgtttcaaaatttcaataaagaaaacggaaaaaatattgaaacaaaaatattttgacaaaagaTACTTGAGTGATTTTGTAATCGAAATTGTTGTTTGAGTTGATTGTAGTACATTGCGATCAGTTTACAATAAATTCGCCAGATAATTGAAAGAGCGGAGGCAATGTAAGCATTTGTGTAAGTTTACGGTTCGCAAATCATGCCTGAGAAAGCGAAAGTATTCCGAagtagcatactttttggcgcaattgttaattgaattattttttcattcgaTTTGTCCACCTCTCAGTCCCAGGTATTCCTTCAAATACAACATGTTCGGCTTCCCACACTTCTATCAGGAGTTAGAAATTGTAAGTTGGATTCGGCTTGCCACAGCGTGGACAATGATCTTCGCTGTTTAAATACGATCGGCCACAGTGCGGGCAGTGGACATGAtttctaatgaaattttcaCTCGAAGTAATAGCATTGCTTTCTCCAATTGAATGTATCTCGCTGTCTCCATCTGGATCACAGCTTTGGCAACATCCCATTACTTTGctgaaaattttggaatttttataaatttgtttgtgaGAGTGTTTAATTTATACGAAAGGATATTCAAGGAGACATGTGACAACGAAAATAAACTGAAGTTTGAAGGAAAATCAAAGTGGTATCCGATACGGATCTACTAAAGCGAATATTGTATACATGCTATGTCAAAGTCTCttggaaatagttgaaaaaaaaaaaaactctaaatTCGGAAAACAAAAGAAGGATAATGACAAGAAAATTGAAGAACTCTGTGGGAGTGTGTATTTCCAAGCTTTAGCTTGAACAGTATCGATTTAGGGTTGACGAAAAAACGGCGTTTTTGATAAGTATCTAataatctaaattatttattggtAATTTTTAGAGAAATTATTATTGCTTGAAATATTTCTTGCTAACCAACTTCGTTATGCAATTTCTACGAGCGCTTTACCCGGTATACACATTACGCTAATCGTTTAACTCAAACGATACGCAAGAAAGATTATCATCGGCATTTCTGTCGGCGCACGGACATGCACGTATCGGTATAATCAATTGCGCGTAGTGGGTTTCTTTTTCTGTGCGCTCGATTGTAGTGTAATTGCGTTGTCCCCGCTTCGACGATCTACGGCTGGAACTGCGTGCCAAACGCTCATCATTATAGTCGTCTGCGCGTTGTTGTTGGTTAGCGCCACAGTAGCAACAACCGCCAGTATTTTCTTGTTTACGCGATTGCTCGCCGTTGCAGTAACAACAACCTGGCGAACGTTGTGGCTTACTCGATTGCTCGCCGTTGCAGTAGCAACAACCCGTCGAACGTTGTGGCGGTTTACGCGTTTGTTCAGCACCGCATTTGCAACGACCCGACTGCTGTGATGAGTCGTAATGAGGCATGTCGAAAATGCACCTGATGTCCTCGCGCTCCTGCCAATCCGATTGTGTGCTTTCGCAGCTCCCACGCGATCTTGTGGAGCTGCCACGCGATCTTGTCGAGCTGCCACGGTCGTTGTGACTGCCCGCACATCCCATTGCTACTATTCACGAGGGTAGCGCGCGCATGGCGCGGTTGTAGTttgataactttaaatttttactcgctaattttgtgatttttctgCATAGAATAttacaatgatttttttttgtcgagACCGAATATTAAATGAACCAGaaagtaaacatttttacaatttgtttttatttttacaaaacacTACATGTTGTGACAGGTGAGAAAGACGTAATAAACaacaatttcgaaaacaaaaatatacatattattcaacagtttttttaagacatGGCCACACTGCGCTTGTGcgcttaaaagtatgctaaatGACACAAAATCAGTAAAATGACTGACTATagcatacattttggcgcaaaCAATTTGCATTAAAACTTGTAGATGAGCTCTCAAACACCAACCCCCGGTGAGCGTTAACATGAACCATTCTTCGGATAGCTACAAGAGGCTGAGTAACAGAACGGCATCGGCTGACAACAGCACGGGCATTCCTGCCCATAACATGGCGGCGGCTCGTAACAACAGGGTGGTGTTTCGAAACAACACGGCGTTGGTTGGCAACAGCACGGTGGCGGCTCACAACAACTTATCGGTATGGGCTCTGGTTGTGGCATGGGCTCACAGCAAGCAAATGCAGGCATACAAAATGGCGGTGGTTCGCAGCagcagcgttgttgttgtttctttttgccTACCATTTGTTCTTGTAGACGTTTCTGCAACGCTATTTGTAGCTCTGCGCGTTTTTGCAAACGATCAGCCAATACTTCGGCGAGTTTACGTCGCTTCATGTCCTCTTCGTGTTGTCGTTCCATGGATTCTACCAATGCATCGGTGCACTTGCAACATTTGGTCAGCGGTACGCCTTTAGTCTTCTTGCATGTGCAATCGGCTAGACAATCTTTCTCTCTGTTGTTGCTTGCTACTTGTTCACTATTTCTACGCTTTCTTGGTGGCTGCCTAGGCTCACTGCCAGTACCACTTGGTACGCTGCTACTTCGTTTGCCATGATTGCGGCTcttcgccgccgccgccgcctgctttttattacaactacaaTCCTTTTTGCATCCATATTCATCATTGTCTGCTGTTCGCTTTCGCTGTGATTTTTTGCGCTTAAAGCAATAACAACGCTGCTGTTTCCTCTCCTCCTCTGAATCTGTTTCTCTTTCTGATTGTTGATCCGTGTCTCCAGACTCTACCCTTCGATCTCTTGGTTTGCATTTGCAGCAGCTACTGTTTCGCGACGGTGTATGCGTTGGCGTTCGTGGCTCTTGTGATGGTCTAGGCTGTCTTCTTGATTGCCGTGCCGCAGCCATTGCCATTTCATCCTGCTGTTGCTGACTGCCGCGGCGCCCCTCTCTGCG
This portion of the Zeugodacus cucurbitae isolate PBARC_wt_2022May chromosome 3, idZeuCucr1.2, whole genome shotgun sequence genome encodes:
- the LOC114804674 gene encoding uncharacterized protein LOC114804674; its protein translation is MGSAESRPEEKPPSDMSARRKSACKSASDNGSDSSSCCCNDNQELDNGSRSETNNAPSCSLQPTCCPYPEFTLSTSGICYVQCKFCCQMYPCCCAECPNCGGRPGKTSKEVEIPDIAFCPCCGQESPKANGLQNFCKPTPCCMCIDTCAERELIAKCLLRSFRQARGERRKSCCECQPEQEEDNGKGTKDRDKSERFRYPAYKSAVPCTCESDEDAADSSQPEHVKDCCCERHKTSERQCEANHKRTQQRQSRDTREQCCKAERKRSGLQPEGAEDCCCERHKSSERPCEPNSCENYKRTQQRQSRCTRAQCCKAERQRSVESCTCSQCESNSCANQRRTQQKQSRCTRAQCCKAKRQRSVESCTCSQCESNSCANQRRTQQKQCRGTRTQCCKAKRQRSVQCCACNSRGQRQNYGDYPSVAHCPCGCEVEIKNITYSLPVCRLDDEDDDNGCCCCNK